The following proteins are co-located in the Candidatus Binatia bacterium genome:
- a CDS encoding GEVED domain-containing protein — protein sequence MTPRFDSAPSPLDDVSSESDLGRVRRSQQRGSRCRQLPSLAACFVIGLTALIGQLSLSAAAHAALPGASDVLHFQSGGHHLGFDERGYQMKNPVYALDIRFEGGHGSVSAEPAVEASTVGLRKGEEFKRVSYRDVWPGIDVIYDAPESKILRSTWTIEAEVDPTAIRLRYNRPVALDASGELKIRFSAGTVTESAPLAWQDVDGSRAPVEVAFRKIDDSLVGFEVGAYRKDLPLVIDPSVDFDAGNGFVSFAGTRFAADNGRDLLVVGDGTGDTISSTLFGGYAAYSDHQQYVEARDNDKLRMNVASVVNNGSRGSDLVVSRQDEFGNLEWMTVIGNRYSGSSSAPLHALGAYAHETIITHPSKPKRRGNGMHLTAGGRLFLVGSSEADWEGLKCAPGGCGAGESNTLPIDPPLTPHTGDGHHDIWLAEFDPATGDLLWHTFVQGPGGDQFASDFDIDGSGNFWIAASSTSDFNLPGGQEPVHQFWTDFTCSPTAEGCWRDGTYVTSENPGVKPIVGVVGAPTILKLDPNGAPLLHTFYGGGNGSAGNGTDYNSGTFRAIHFDAVTGDVFVAGAGGGQDNSCDDDTLGSQFNGTEDVCVFPEDRSNGSPRRFPTGTRFDTAVKPNHDVVLMRLDGNTLNLACSTYLGGWGVDQPAEIFDLGGGGLTIVGTSSNEWTERDGSPLAGATIVKPFTGTAVQCVTSPGGPFCTSDNRPDLVDQRGNGHEPFVTLVDRDCFLLELGFPSEEAGNASLEVYSAIYSTSKGKLFLAGETGASVGGSKSPFSGGTDGLLMEVDPATYSATGVIYAGGSSDFRTHNGNQDWITAIAEAGTEEFFINGTSKASWETDTDAYLGAQHSGSFYTDTRAAESSKDGFGARVSAPGGYCGDGNVDVALGEACDDSGETALCNADCTESYCGDGVANATAGEDCDSSGVETATCNPDCTAPTCGDGYINALSGETCEEAVSPTPTATCDSDCSAPSCGDGVTNPATGEDCDDAGESATCDADCTLVVCGDGVLNTLVEDCEEGGVETATCNPDCTAPTCGDGYINALSGETCEEPTSPTPTTTCDSDCTAPACGDGVINPATGEDCDDAGESANCNLDCTTRVCGDSYLNTVFGETCEEATSPASSATCDSDCTAPACGDGVLNTVTGEECDTGGATAYCSAACENVGVISGNVVFDNYSNGPSQHANSQENGIPDVTIVLYDVAAGTCQATKTQNFGRWNEGGGSFSFEGLPEGEYRIYEAFGEDPDNLTACPPTETYYDQTNRVMVRGTVADPDYTTYVDTTNVNAFRKFTSTTSNRVDVTLTFALNSQGTCTSSGCSVDGVQFLDTLNSYSYDPYSPNTMGTAGAITIYETTSGSRSEDFRDLVTGKRASSNKLTTDQRTLGYGYHNNMLWGAGENNDRYGNSRPVIIISGTKYRNGKGENIGTNKVGLQVFNLTTPDSSYGYGHRNSVTAVDYTDADAAAMHPDGYFLQWGSPSAPASGYSNAICWLDVSADRLTYLNRVDSVTKQPATTCTSVTIGTDATDFAVHPGDLHVYAIQTGTGHLLVTDPVSGQQHLYEDVLPASACSGEYGAVFFDVDGYFFAQCNATGEVWRVDLTNPPALGAAHTFTTVHLSTSGGSGYTTPTTNMSNVDGARFALSAVRADFGDHPASYGTMLDADGARHGCWRTTGSNGYSSSKPKTRCYGGPDGWLSLGDSRGDEADGQPAANSDADSADDGLVSADWSADFTTLGVTVKITNNTYASDGSSDAPVFATVGCYVDWNEDGSFNTAEEYAEAAVSGPRGSANVALSWTTPAGQVSSPSVARCRVSTEASGVRSPTGLALDGEIEDFRLSLAKIPICGDSVIDAPGEDCDDGGESATCNADCTTAVCGDQIINATAGETCDEAGSPTASATCDSDCTDPVCGDGLTNAAANEDCDDSGESATCNADCSTSVCGDGITNTTANESCDDSGESATCNADCSTSVCGDGITNATSNESCDDSGESATCNADCSTSVCGDGITNTTSNESCDDSGESATCNADCSTSVCGDGITNATSNEDCDDSGESATCNADCSTSVCGDGITNATSNEDCDDSGESATCNADCSTSVCGDGIANTTSGEQCDDGVATAACTADCRTLSTISGQVYLDANANQASDAGDSGIDGVTVVLYDVAADSCQSIETAGGGSYAFPSLLSGSYRIYEASGETAGALTECPPTESTIDLVTKAVAPGTIQDPAGHMSTTPNRLDVTLGTVDLPDQNFGDYQLSAVSCEETGYLFQQSPTEIWEVDLVTGAAVDTGFVLSTTGNGFGYNVLDGLFWGNDQTATDDTDTPMLVVVASDGGHISLPCENCPTTASYPGHNAGDVSLDGYLLQWQSVGGATENQLCWYDVNPQRATYLQRVDAATKQPSTGCLPVGATQATDGGFNPVDGLVYAAANNLTGEGVRSGDIYQWNPVTGAGHLYTDVIPTECSDTYGAQFFDAEGFLYVACNASGVIHRLDLTDPPVLGGPHDFKGVFFSDGPASTSNDGARCSLVETPDLDLADAPDTYGTSLSADGARHKVSGTLTLGLVVDEEDDGQPTSDATGDDLDGSPSDEDGLALSPQWQNKGTSIVARVTVTNTTGGTAYVGCYLDFDEDGTFNTVDEYAEAESTASGEVELRWATPVGQLNGPSILRCRLSSDQTAVQTPTGPAGDGEVEDHQVTVPPNPCPDPTTQGEQTLRGMRFKLADKSGGDDPRRRRFWGRAFHSINGNTAIGQPDVCGATIELIANGTNPTRQKFTLPETNWASVGGGKRFIYKDPDNEHSPVVQMVLAQQSRRRFSIMAFARGAPSSPVPLEMVPPNEGTDAWMIVQIGAGDRYCAHYSSDATVRNRGDRLFEVKRSEVESPCPPL from the coding sequence ATGACCCCAAGATTCGACTCTGCGCCTAGCCCTCTTGACGACGTTTCGAGTGAATCGGATTTGGGGCGGGTCCGCCGCTCGCAGCAGCGCGGTTCGCGTTGTCGTCAGTTGCCTTCGCTGGCAGCTTGTTTCGTGATTGGCCTGACGGCCCTGATCGGGCAACTCTCGCTTTCCGCTGCGGCGCACGCGGCCTTGCCGGGTGCCTCCGATGTTCTTCACTTCCAGTCCGGGGGGCATCATCTCGGGTTCGATGAGCGTGGCTACCAGATGAAGAATCCCGTTTACGCGCTGGATATCAGGTTCGAGGGCGGACACGGTTCGGTTTCTGCGGAGCCTGCAGTCGAGGCCAGTACCGTTGGCCTGCGCAAGGGTGAAGAATTCAAGCGTGTTTCCTATCGCGATGTCTGGCCCGGGATCGATGTGATTTATGACGCGCCGGAAAGCAAGATCCTGCGCAGCACCTGGACGATCGAAGCCGAAGTCGACCCCACAGCAATTCGCCTGCGCTACAACCGTCCGGTCGCGCTCGATGCATCGGGTGAGCTGAAGATTCGATTCAGCGCTGGCACGGTCACCGAGAGTGCTCCGCTCGCGTGGCAGGACGTCGACGGTTCCCGCGCGCCGGTCGAGGTGGCCTTCCGCAAGATCGACGACTCCCTGGTCGGATTCGAGGTGGGCGCCTACCGGAAAGACCTGCCGCTGGTGATCGACCCGTCCGTGGATTTCGACGCCGGCAATGGCTTTGTGAGCTTCGCGGGCACGCGTTTCGCTGCGGACAACGGACGGGACCTGCTCGTCGTGGGCGATGGGACAGGCGACACCATCTCTTCGACGCTCTTCGGGGGCTATGCGGCCTACAGCGATCACCAGCAATACGTCGAAGCGAGAGACAACGACAAGCTGCGGATGAACGTGGCATCTGTCGTCAACAATGGCAGTAGGGGTAGCGACCTGGTCGTGAGCCGGCAGGATGAGTTCGGCAATCTGGAATGGATGACCGTCATCGGGAATCGCTACAGTGGGTCCAGCAGCGCACCTCTCCATGCCCTCGGAGCCTACGCCCACGAAACTATCATTACCCACCCGTCAAAGCCCAAGAGGCGTGGTAATGGCATGCATCTGACCGCAGGCGGGCGATTGTTCCTCGTGGGGAGCAGCGAGGCCGACTGGGAAGGCTTGAAATGCGCTCCGGGCGGATGTGGAGCGGGCGAATCCAATACGCTTCCCATCGACCCGCCTCTCACCCCTCACACCGGCGACGGGCACCACGACATCTGGCTCGCCGAGTTTGATCCCGCAACGGGAGACCTTCTCTGGCATACCTTCGTTCAGGGCCCGGGAGGAGACCAGTTCGCTTCGGATTTTGATATCGACGGCAGCGGCAACTTCTGGATCGCCGCAAGCTCGACCAGCGACTTCAATCTGCCTGGTGGTCAGGAGCCGGTGCATCAGTTCTGGACTGATTTCACCTGTAGTCCCACCGCAGAAGGCTGTTGGAGAGACGGTACGTATGTGACCAGCGAAAACCCCGGTGTGAAGCCAATCGTCGGGGTTGTCGGCGCGCCGACGATCCTCAAGCTCGACCCCAACGGCGCACCCCTGCTCCATACCTTCTACGGTGGTGGGAACGGATCCGCGGGTAATGGAACAGATTACAACAGCGGCACTTTTCGGGCCATTCATTTCGACGCGGTCACGGGCGACGTCTTCGTAGCCGGGGCCGGGGGCGGGCAGGACAACTCCTGCGATGACGACACTTTGGGAAGCCAATTCAACGGTACCGAAGACGTATGCGTCTTCCCTGAAGATCGCTCAAATGGAAGCCCACGTCGCTTTCCCACGGGAACACGGTTCGACACGGCCGTGAAGCCCAACCACGACGTCGTCCTCATGCGGCTCGACGGGAATACTCTGAATCTTGCTTGTTCGACATACCTCGGCGGATGGGGCGTGGACCAACCGGCCGAGATCTTCGACCTGGGAGGCGGCGGTCTGACCATCGTCGGAACCTCGTCGAACGAGTGGACCGAGCGCGACGGTTCACCGCTGGCAGGCGCCACGATCGTGAAGCCTTTCACGGGTACAGCTGTGCAATGCGTAACCAGCCCCGGCGGCCCCTTCTGCACATCTGACAACCGCCCGGACCTGGTAGACCAGAGAGGGAACGGCCACGAGCCTTTCGTCACCCTTGTCGACAGGGATTGCTTCCTCCTTGAGCTTGGATTCCCGTCCGAAGAAGCTGGGAATGCGTCTCTGGAGGTCTATTCGGCGATCTACTCGACGTCGAAGGGCAAGCTCTTCCTCGCGGGGGAGACGGGTGCTTCCGTCGGCGGATCCAAGAGCCCCTTCAGCGGAGGAACAGATGGCCTCCTGATGGAGGTCGACCCGGCTACATACTCTGCCACCGGCGTGATCTACGCGGGCGGTAGCTCAGATTTTAGAACCCATAACGGTAACCAGGACTGGATCACCGCCATCGCAGAGGCCGGCACCGAGGAATTCTTCATCAACGGTACAAGCAAGGCCAGCTGGGAAACGGACACCGATGCCTATCTCGGCGCGCAACACAGCGGAAGTTTCTACACGGATACCCGGGCCGCAGAGAGTTCCAAGGATGGCTTCGGGGCCAGGGTGAGTGCTCCGGGGGGCTACTGCGGCGACGGCAACGTCGATGTTGCGTTGGGTGAGGCCTGTGACGACAGCGGCGAAACGGCCCTCTGTAATGCCGATTGCACCGAGTCCTATTGTGGCGACGGAGTCGCAAACGCCACTGCAGGCGAAGACTGCGACTCGAGTGGCGTCGAAACGGCGACCTGTAATCCCGATTGTACGGCTCCGACCTGCGGCGACGGCTATATCAATGCGCTCTCGGGCGAGACCTGCGAGGAGGCGGTGTCTCCGACACCGACCGCGACCTGCGACAGCGATTGCTCGGCACCTTCCTGCGGTGATGGCGTGACCAACCCGGCAACCGGGGAGGACTGCGACGATGCGGGCGAATCGGCGACCTGCGATGCCGATTGCACGTTGGTGGTGTGCGGCGATGGCGTCCTCAATACCCTCGTGGAGGATTGCGAAGAGGGTGGCGTCGAGACGGCGACCTGTAATCCTGATTGCACGGCTCCGACCTGCGGCGACGGCTATATCAATGCGCTCTCGGGCGAGACCTGTGAAGAGCCGACATCCCCCACGCCGACCACGACCTGCGACAGCGATTGTACCGCGCCGGCTTGCGGCGATGGCGTGATCAACCCGGCAACCGGCGAGGACTGCGACGACGCCGGCGAATCGGCGAACTGTAACCTTGATTGCACGACGAGGGTCTGCGGCGACAGCTACCTCAATACGGTCTTTGGCGAGACCTGCGAGGAGGCGACGTCTCCGGCCTCAAGCGCCACCTGCGACAGCGATTGCACCGCGCCGGCCTGTGGCGATGGCGTACTGAACACGGTGACGGGTGAAGAGTGCGATACGGGTGGGGCGACGGCGTATTGCTCGGCAGCCTGCGAGAACGTCGGAGTGATCTCCGGCAACGTCGTCTTTGACAATTATTCCAACGGCCCGAGCCAGCACGCGAATTCCCAGGAAAACGGAATCCCGGACGTGACGATCGTGCTCTACGACGTCGCAGCCGGTACCTGCCAGGCAACGAAGACACAGAATTTCGGCCGGTGGAACGAGGGTGGGGGATCGTTTTCCTTCGAGGGCCTGCCGGAGGGTGAGTACCGAATCTACGAAGCCTTCGGCGAGGATCCTGACAACCTCACGGCTTGCCCGCCGACCGAGACCTACTACGACCAGACGAATCGGGTGATGGTCCGGGGAACCGTCGCGGACCCGGATTACACCACCTATGTCGACACGACGAACGTGAACGCGTTCCGGAAGTTCACTTCGACGACGTCGAACCGGGTTGATGTGACCCTGACGTTCGCACTGAATAGCCAGGGCACCTGCACGAGTTCCGGTTGCAGCGTCGACGGCGTGCAATTTCTTGATACCCTCAATTCGTACTCCTACGACCCCTATTCGCCCAACACGATGGGAACTGCGGGCGCGATCACCATCTATGAAACCACGTCGGGATCACGCAGTGAAGATTTCCGGGACCTCGTGACCGGCAAAAGAGCCAGTTCGAACAAGCTTACAACCGACCAGCGAACCCTCGGTTATGGCTACCATAACAACATGCTGTGGGGAGCCGGTGAAAATAATGACCGCTACGGCAATTCCCGCCCGGTGATCATCATCTCGGGAACCAAGTACAGGAATGGCAAGGGAGAGAACATCGGTACCAACAAGGTCGGGCTCCAGGTGTTCAACCTGACCACTCCGGATTCATCCTATGGGTACGGGCACCGCAATAGCGTGACTGCGGTAGACTACACGGACGCCGATGCGGCGGCCATGCATCCCGACGGCTACTTCCTCCAGTGGGGCTCGCCGAGTGCGCCGGCCTCGGGCTACTCGAATGCAATCTGCTGGTTGGACGTGAGCGCGGACCGCTTGACCTACCTGAATCGGGTCGACTCGGTCACCAAACAACCCGCGACCACCTGCACGTCCGTGACCATCGGGACCGATGCGACGGACTTTGCAGTGCACCCGGGCGACCTCCATGTCTACGCGATCCAGACCGGGACCGGGCATCTGCTTGTTACCGATCCGGTTTCGGGCCAGCAGCATCTGTATGAGGATGTCCTCCCGGCGTCGGCATGCTCTGGAGAGTACGGAGCCGTGTTCTTCGATGTGGACGGCTATTTCTTCGCCCAGTGCAACGCTACCGGCGAAGTCTGGCGTGTGGATCTGACAAATCCGCCGGCGCTCGGGGCTGCACATACCTTCACGACGGTCCACCTGTCGACTTCCGGCGGTAGCGGCTACACGACGCCGACTACGAACATGAGCAATGTCGATGGCGCTCGATTCGCGCTGTCGGCCGTCCGGGCGGATTTCGGCGATCATCCGGCTTCCTACGGGACGATGCTGGACGCCGACGGCGCCCGCCACGGATGTTGGCGCACAACGGGGTCCAACGGGTACTCCTCATCAAAGCCGAAAACGCGCTGCTACGGCGGACCAGATGGCTGGCTCTCCCTCGGCGATTCGAGGGGCGACGAAGCCGATGGCCAGCCCGCGGCGAATTCCGACGCGGATTCCGCCGACGATGGACTGGTGAGCGCCGATTGGTCCGCGGATTTCACCACGCTCGGCGTCACCGTGAAGATCACCAACAACACCTACGCTTCCGATGGCTCCTCCGACGCGCCGGTGTTCGCCACCGTCGGCTGTTACGTCGACTGGAACGAGGACGGCAGTTTCAATACGGCGGAAGAATACGCCGAGGCTGCGGTCAGTGGGCCTCGGGGGAGCGCGAACGTCGCTCTGTCCTGGACGACGCCTGCCGGCCAGGTGAGCAGTCCTTCTGTCGCCCGGTGTCGAGTCAGTACCGAAGCGTCGGGTGTCCGCTCGCCTACCGGCCTGGCGCTCGACGGCGAGATCGAGGATTTCAGGTTGTCCCTGGCCAAAATTCCGATCTGTGGCGACTCGGTCATCGATGCGCCGGGCGAGGACTGCGACGACGGTGGCGAGTCGGCGACCTGCAATGCGGATTGCACCACGGCGGTCTGCGGTGACCAAATCATCAATGCGACGGCGGGTGAGACCTGTGACGAAGCAGGATCTCCCACGGCGAGCGCTACCTGCGACAGCGATTGTACCGATCCGGTTTGTGGCGATGGCTTGACCAACGCGGCTGCAAACGAGGACTGCGACGACTCGGGTGAGTCTGCGACGTGTAACGCGGATTGCTCGACGTCGGTGTGTGGCGACGGCATCACGAACACGACGGCGAACGAGAGCTGCGACGACTCGGGCGAGTCTGCGACGTGTAATGCGGATTGCTCGACGTCGGTGTGTGGCGACGGCATCACGAACGCGACGTCGAACGAGAGCTGCGATGACTCGGGCGAGTCTGCGACGTGTAACGCGGATTGCTCGACGTCGGTGTGTGGCGACGGCATCACGAACACGACGTCGAACGAGAGCTGCGATGACTCGGGCGAGTCTGCGACGTGTAACGCGGATTGCTCGACGTCGGTGTGTGGCGACGGCATCACGAACGCGACGTCAAACGAGGATTGCGATGACTCGGGCGAGTCTGCGACGTGTAACGCAGATTGCTCGACATCGGTGTGCGGTGACGGCATCACGAACGCGACGTCAAACGAGGATTGCGATGACTCGGGCGAGTCGGCGACGTGTAACGCGGACTGCTCGACGTCGGTGTGTGGCGACGGCATCGCCAATACGACGTCCGGTGAGCAATGCGACGACGGCGTCGCCACGGCAGCCTGCACCGCAGATTGTCGCACCCTTTCGACGATCTCTGGCCAGGTCTACCTCGATGCCAATGCGAACCAGGCCAGCGATGCCGGCGACAGCGGGATCGATGGCGTGACGGTCGTGCTCTACGACGTTGCTGCCGATAGTTGCCAGAGCATCGAGACCGCAGGCGGCGGGTCGTATGCCTTCCCGAGCCTGTTGTCGGGTTCGTATCGGATCTACGAAGCGTCGGGAGAAACGGCGGGGGCCCTCACGGAGTGTCCGCCGACGGAATCGACGATCGACCTGGTCACGAAGGCGGTTGCCCCCGGGACAATTCAGGATCCGGCGGGTCATATGTCGACAACTCCGAACCGGCTTGATGTGACGCTCGGTACGGTGGACCTCCCGGATCAGAACTTTGGTGACTACCAACTCTCGGCGGTGTCCTGCGAAGAAACCGGGTACCTGTTCCAGCAGTCCCCGACCGAAATCTGGGAGGTAGACCTGGTGACCGGAGCAGCGGTAGATACCGGTTTTGTTCTGAGCACCACCGGGAACGGCTTTGGCTATAATGTTCTCGACGGTCTTTTCTGGGGCAACGATCAGACAGCGACGGACGATACCGATACGCCGATGCTGGTCGTCGTCGCCAGCGATGGTGGCCATATCTCGCTTCCGTGCGAGAATTGTCCCACCACGGCTTCTTATCCAGGGCACAACGCGGGCGACGTGAGCCTCGATGGTTATCTCCTGCAGTGGCAGTCGGTGGGTGGCGCTACAGAGAACCAGCTTTGCTGGTACGATGTTAACCCGCAGCGAGCTACGTACCTGCAGCGAGTTGATGCCGCGACGAAGCAGCCCTCGACAGGTTGCCTGCCCGTTGGGGCTACCCAGGCAACCGATGGTGGTTTCAATCCGGTAGACGGTCTCGTCTACGCGGCCGCCAACAACCTCACCGGGGAGGGAGTCCGCAGCGGAGATATCTACCAATGGAACCCGGTCACCGGGGCGGGGCATCTCTACACCGATGTAATCCCGACGGAGTGCAGTGATACCTATGGGGCGCAGTTCTTTGACGCGGAAGGGTTCCTGTACGTCGCCTGTAATGCGAGCGGCGTCATTCACCGGCTGGATCTCACGGATCCGCCGGTGCTGGGCGGGCCGCATGACTTTAAAGGAGTCTTTTTCTCGGATGGCCCTGCTTCCACATCCAACGATGGTGCTCGCTGTTCCCTGGTAGAGACTCCCGACCTCGATCTTGCTGACGCTCCTGACACCTACGGGACTTCGCTCAGCGCGGACGGTGCACGTCACAAGGTTAGTGGCACCCTCACACTGGGGCTCGTTGTCGATGAAGAGGATGACGGGCAGCCGACTTCGGATGCGACAGGCGATGATCTCGATGGTTCGCCTAGCGATGAGGACGGGCTCGCTCTGTCGCCACAGTGGCAGAACAAGGGTACATCGATTGTCGCCCGGGTCACGGTGACGAACACGACAGGTGGAACAGCCTATGTTGGCTGTTATCTCGATTTTGACGAGGACGGCACCTTTAACACTGTCGACGAGTACGCGGAGGCCGAGTCGACCGCGTCGGGTGAGGTGGAGCTGCGCTGGGCGACGCCAGTCGGGCAGCTGAATGGGCCCTCGATACTGCGTTGCCGCCTCAGTTCGGACCAGACAGCTGTTCAGACCCCGACCGGGCCCGCTGGGGATGGTGAGGTCGAGGACCACCAAGTTACGGTTCCGCCCAACCCGTGTCCCGATCCGACGACCCAGGGCGAACAAACTCTTCGGGGGATGCGCTTCAAGCTGGCAGACAAGTCGGGCGGTGATGATCCTCGTCGACGCCGGTTCTGGGGTCGCGCGTTCCACAGCATCAACGGGAACACGGCGATCGGCCAGCCCGATGTTTGCGGAGCGACGATTGAGCTGATCGCTAACGGCACGAACCCGACACGTCAGAAATTCACCTTGCCCGAGACCAACTGGGCGTCTGTCGGTGGGGGCAAACGGTTCATCTACAAGGACCCGGACAATGAGCATAGCCCGGTGGTACAAATGGTACTGGCGCAACAATCGAGGCGTCGCTTCTCGATCATGGCCTTCGCGAGAGGCGCGCCCAGCTCTCCGGTGCCCTTGGAGATGGTGCCGCCGAACGAGGGAACTGATGCCTGGATGATCGTTCAGATCGGGGCTGGTGATCGGTACTGTGCCCACTACTCGAGCGATGCGACCGTGAGGAATCGCGGTGATCGGCTCTTCGAGGTGAAGCGATCTGAGGTCGAATCACCCTGTCCTCCGCTCTAG
- a CDS encoding GNAT family protein has protein sequence MLLELPIRTQRLELRDFQLTDFDAVHEYRSDPDVTRFMFFEPDTTADTEWYLDSILETQRAEPRQVWELAVVDTADSRLVGGCDLTLENSREADLGYILARRAWGKGYGTEIARALVERGFSDLGLDRIFATCDRENHASRRVLEKAGLLFESTLIHHKFTKSRWWDSELYALTRKDWSAAARHGIP, from the coding sequence ATGCTGTTGGAACTGCCCATTCGAACCCAGCGACTCGAATTGCGCGACTTCCAGCTCACCGACTTCGACGCCGTTCATGAGTATCGGTCGGACCCGGACGTCACTCGCTTCATGTTCTTCGAGCCGGATACGACCGCCGACACCGAATGGTACCTCGATTCCATTCTCGAAACCCAGCGGGCCGAACCTCGCCAGGTCTGGGAATTGGCTGTCGTAGACACGGCGGATTCGCGCCTTGTTGGAGGGTGTGACCTCACCCTCGAGAATTCCCGTGAGGCCGACCTCGGCTACATCCTGGCGCGGCGGGCGTGGGGCAAGGGGTACGGAACCGAGATTGCCCGTGCTTTGGTGGAGCGAGGCTTCTCAGATTTAGGACTCGATCGCATCTTTGCGACTTGCGATCGCGAAAACCACGCGTCTCGCCGGGTTCTCGAAAAGGCGGGCTTGCTCTTCGAATCCACCCTTATTCACCATAAATTTACAAAGAGCCGGTGGTGGGACTCCGAGCTGTATGCCCTGACCCGGAAAGACTGGTCCGCCGCGGCCCGTCACGGGATCCCCTAG
- a CDS encoding AraC family transcriptional regulator ligand-binding domain-containing protein has translation MRSARHVRVSGSAALPDFLRAQGVAPARVFAKAEMVPDEIETADKWIAMDRLASLYHASADELDDPWFGIRFGWATPIEDFGILSHVVLNAPDVRTGLENLARYAREYSLNALTFAGLEVQGDLGELGFSLPEDEQGRWSIVAECHMASVIRVFEKLVGKDSMVREVRFEHANSPGRGTAPPKIYAPTFFEAGMNSIVFEASLLDLPVVGADRTRMPAVQTRFRDLVRLSGGPLALRVGDVVATALYDGAPDIAMVARQLGISQRSLQRGLEECGTSYREVVQQVRLELSRSYLRDSRYQISEIAFLLGYGQVSSFTRAFKAATGVSPRAWRVLSQSTVSGS, from the coding sequence ATGAGGTCCGCACGGCACGTTCGCGTTAGTGGTTCTGCTGCTCTCCCCGACTTTTTGCGAGCGCAGGGGGTGGCACCCGCGCGAGTTTTCGCGAAAGCGGAAATGGTTCCCGATGAAATCGAAACGGCGGATAAGTGGATCGCCATGGACCGCCTGGCATCCCTTTACCATGCCAGTGCCGACGAACTCGATGATCCTTGGTTCGGAATTCGTTTTGGTTGGGCGACCCCGATCGAAGACTTCGGGATCCTGTCTCATGTCGTTCTGAATGCGCCGGACGTTCGGACGGGCCTTGAGAATCTGGCCCGTTATGCCCGCGAATATTCGTTGAATGCGCTGACGTTCGCCGGACTTGAAGTGCAGGGTGATCTTGGGGAACTCGGGTTCTCCCTCCCGGAAGACGAGCAGGGTAGGTGGTCGATCGTCGCAGAATGCCACATGGCCAGCGTGATCCGGGTGTTCGAGAAACTTGTTGGAAAAGATTCGATGGTTCGCGAGGTGCGATTCGAGCACGCAAACTCGCCGGGTCGAGGTACGGCGCCTCCGAAAATCTACGCTCCCACTTTTTTCGAAGCGGGAATGAACTCGATCGTTTTCGAGGCATCGTTGCTGGACTTGCCGGTGGTGGGGGCTGATCGTACCCGGATGCCCGCGGTCCAGACCAGGTTTCGGGACTTGGTCAGGCTGAGCGGGGGACCTTTGGCGTTGCGAGTCGGTGACGTGGTCGCCACCGCTCTTTACGATGGGGCTCCCGACATCGCCATGGTTGCCCGGCAACTGGGGATCAGCCAGCGATCACTGCAACGTGGGCTTGAGGAGTGCGGCACGTCCTACCGCGAAGTTGTCCAGCAGGTTCGGCTCGAGCTGTCGCGCAGCTATCTTCGAGATTCGCGCTACCAGATAAGCGAAATCGCATTTTTGCTAGGGTACGGGCAGGTGAGCAGCTTCACCCGCGCGTTCAAGGCAGCGACCGGTGTTTCGCCCCGGGCCTGGCGCGTCCTCTCGCAGAGCACTGTTTCGGGCAGCTAG